ACCATCGCCTTAACGCGCTGAAGAACATGCTGTCGATCGTGATCGCGGCGGTGGCGATCGTGGTGTTCGTCTGGGGAGGGGTGATCGCATGGCCGCAGGCCCTGGTGATGATCCCAGCGGTGGCGATCGGCGGCTGGTACGGCGTGTGGATCGCCAAGCGCGTGCCGCAGCCCATCCTGCGCGGCTTCGTCATCGCGATCGGCCTGCTGCTGGCGGTGTATTACTTCGTGACGGGCTGAGCGGGTCTACGACCGCGGCTCCGTCGCTCGCCCGATCCGGCCGAGATGGGTGTCCTGGAAGCCGCTTTCGTGCTTCAATCCATAGCCGAGAGTGCGGTCGATCGCGATATGCGCGGCCACAATGATGGCGAGTTGGGTCAACAGCGGCGAGCCTGCCGCGAGCGCGACAAGCCAGAGTGCGGCGGGCGCGATC
The Mesorhizobium australicum genome window above contains:
- a CDS encoding DUF4260 domain-containing protein encodes the protein MSKLLRLEYAALALTALLAYQIWGGSWWLFAALILVPDLSMVGYLANPRIGAWCYNAVHTWIAPAALWLVALAAGSPLLTQLAIIVAAHIAIDRTLGYGLKHESGFQDTHLGRIGRATEPRS